A genomic segment from Paucidesulfovibrio longus DSM 6739 encodes:
- a CDS encoding aspartate aminotransferase family protein: MGSTYNNWVEREKKSIMSTYGRYPLAVARAAGNRLYDPEGREYVDLLAGIAVNGLGHCHPALNKAMIEQAETLGHVSNLFYQEPQILLAEKLLATCDADKVFFCNSGAEANEGAIKLARRYMRKVRGVDAHEIVTLEGSFHGRTLATLTATGQSGKIKDGFGPLPSGFRTVPFGDVCALRGAVTDATAAVMVEMVQGEGGVRPLPEEFVDALLALREEKGFLLIVDEVQTGLCRTGSFWAHQRFNVRPDIFTTAKALANGLPMGAVLATDEAAKGFEPGSHATTFGGGPVVAAVASKVLDLMLEERLAERAELLGAFAHEALRGVVAEHPDKILSLRGMGLMIGVELAFPGQDVWRALLDKGFVLNLTQGSVLRLLPPLTIEEADLTAFAAALAEVLRDVER, translated from the coding sequence ATGGGTTCAACATATAATAATTGGGTCGAACGCGAAAAGAAAAGCATCATGAGCACCTACGGCCGGTATCCGCTGGCCGTGGCCCGCGCCGCGGGCAACCGTCTCTACGATCCCGAAGGGCGTGAATACGTGGACCTGCTCGCGGGCATCGCCGTGAACGGCCTCGGCCACTGCCATCCGGCCTTGAACAAGGCCATGATCGAGCAGGCCGAGACCCTGGGGCATGTTTCCAACCTCTTCTATCAGGAGCCGCAGATTCTCCTGGCCGAGAAGCTTCTCGCAACCTGCGACGCGGACAAGGTCTTTTTCTGCAACTCCGGAGCCGAAGCCAACGAAGGCGCCATCAAGCTGGCCCGGCGCTACATGCGCAAGGTGCGCGGGGTGGACGCCCACGAGATCGTGACCCTGGAAGGCTCCTTTCATGGTCGGACCCTGGCCACCCTGACGGCCACGGGACAAAGCGGCAAGATCAAGGACGGCTTCGGCCCGCTGCCCTCCGGCTTCCGCACCGTGCCTTTCGGCGACGTCTGCGCCCTGCGGGGCGCCGTCACGGACGCCACCGCCGCGGTCATGGTCGAAATGGTTCAGGGCGAAGGCGGCGTTCGTCCGCTTCCTGAGGAATTCGTGGACGCCCTGCTCGCCCTGCGCGAGGAAAAGGGCTTCCTGCTCATCGTGGACGAAGTCCAGACAGGGCTCTGCCGCACCGGCAGCTTCTGGGCGCACCAGCGCTTCAACGTGCGCCCCGACATCTTCACCACGGCCAAGGCGCTGGCCAACGGCCTGCCCATGGGCGCGGTCCTGGCCACGGACGAAGCGGCCAAGGGCTTCGAACCCGGCAGCCACGCGACCACGTTCGGCGGCGGCCCCGTCGTTGCGGCGGTGGCGTCCAAGGTTCTTGATCTGATGCTTGAAGAACGGCTGGCCGAACGCGCGGAACTGCTGGGGGCGTTTGCGCACGAAGCCCTGCGCGGGGTGGTCGCGGAGCATCCGGACAAGATCCTCAGTCTGCGCGGCATGGGCCTGATGATCGGCGTTGAGCTGGCTTTCCCGGGACAGGACGTCTGGCGCGCCCTGCTGGACAAGGGGTTCGTGCTCAACCTGACCCAGGGCAGCGTGCTCCGGCTCCTGCCGCCGCTGACCATCGAAGAGGCGGACCTGACCGCCTTTGCCGCGGCTCTCGCCGAAGTGCTGCGCGACGTGGAGCGCTGA
- the dut gene encoding dUTP diphosphatase: protein MTNDFGSPLDVKVHFTHPVWEEHKLAYGTAFSAGLDLRACFDAEEMGIEPGGRLALGTGVRIEIGEPGWAGFVFSRSGLGAKKGLTVSQGVGVIDPDYRGEIIVSLLNTSGERRVVARGQRIAQLVFLPVRQARILPVNDLSDTDRGAGGFGHTGTI, encoded by the coding sequence ATGACGAACGATTTCGGCAGCCCCCTCGACGTGAAGGTCCATTTCACTCATCCCGTCTGGGAAGAACACAAGCTCGCCTATGGAACCGCCTTTTCCGCGGGCCTGGATTTGCGCGCCTGTTTCGACGCCGAGGAAATGGGCATCGAACCCGGCGGGCGTCTGGCCCTGGGCACGGGAGTGCGCATCGAGATCGGCGAACCCGGTTGGGCCGGATTCGTCTTCTCGCGCAGCGGCCTCGGCGCAAAAAAAGGTCTGACCGTCAGCCAGGGCGTGGGCGTGATCGATCCCGACTACCGCGGAGAGATCATCGTCTCCCTGTTGAATACCTCGGGCGAACGACGAGTGGTGGCGCGCGGGCAGCGGATCGCGCAGCTGGTCTTCCTGCCCGTGCGCCAGGCGCGCATTCTCCCGGTGAACGATCTTTCGGACACGGACCGGGGCGCAGGCGGATTCGGACATACGGGCACTATTTGA
- a CDS encoding divergent polysaccharide deacetylase family protein encodes MAESRRPDQEQQPLNPDGSEQEPSGPGRSVPAALLDSLLRPVPLVTLGLAVVFCALLLLFLRSGAEQDPQGVQTPQAIADPSVIRSRALPEGSEVYPAGSLEAGVRVVDQALVDAMHALAMDPSGIAFLDVHREEHDGESYTFQTLHLPENISFTQLLAALKSALPEERYAITPGERGEILVSVDGVPTHRFVGVPLPYLPSTKGPKVVVVIDDMGENMTVARSLAALPVPVVFAVWPNASQAAAVRELAVRKGLDLLVHLPMEPIGYPKDNPGKQALFASMSDEALDKTIAANLAKVPEAVGVNNHMGSRFTSDAHGMDRLMRLLKKRHLFFLDSRTTAKSVGRARARAAGLPFYGRDVFLDNSLAVPDIVLQLKKAERLALRNGVAIAIGHPHPQTVQALSEWLRGLDPAVSVVPLTSLAPQ; translated from the coding sequence ATGGCAGAATCCCGCCGCCCCGATCAAGAACAACAGCCCCTCAATCCGGACGGCTCCGAACAGGAGCCGTCCGGTCCGGGGCGTTCCGTCCCCGCCGCCCTTCTCGATTCATTGCTTCGGCCCGTCCCGTTGGTCACTCTCGGGCTGGCCGTGGTCTTTTGCGCCTTGCTCCTGCTCTTCCTCCGTTCCGGCGCGGAGCAGGATCCGCAGGGCGTTCAGACGCCGCAGGCGATTGCGGATCCATCCGTGATCCGTTCACGGGCTTTGCCCGAAGGCAGCGAAGTCTATCCCGCCGGCAGTCTGGAAGCGGGCGTCCGGGTCGTGGACCAGGCCCTGGTCGACGCCATGCACGCTCTGGCCATGGATCCTTCCGGCATTGCCTTCCTGGATGTCCACCGGGAGGAGCACGACGGGGAATCCTATACGTTTCAGACTCTTCATCTGCCTGAAAACATTTCCTTCACCCAGCTTCTCGCCGCGTTGAAGAGCGCCCTGCCCGAAGAACGCTACGCCATAACCCCCGGCGAGCGCGGGGAGATTCTCGTCAGCGTCGACGGCGTGCCCACGCATCGATTCGTGGGCGTTCCCCTGCCCTATCTGCCCTCCACCAAAGGCCCCAAGGTCGTGGTGGTCATCGACGACATGGGCGAGAACATGACGGTGGCGCGCTCCCTGGCCGCCCTGCCGGTCCCCGTGGTCTTCGCCGTCTGGCCCAACGCGTCCCAGGCCGCCGCCGTGCGGGAGCTGGCCGTGCGGAAAGGACTCGACCTGCTCGTTCATCTGCCCATGGAGCCGATCGGCTACCCCAAGGACAATCCCGGCAAACAGGCGCTTTTCGCGTCCATGAGCGACGAGGCTCTGGACAAGACCATCGCGGCGAACCTGGCCAAAGTTCCGGAAGCCGTGGGCGTGAACAACCACATGGGCTCGCGGTTCACCAGCGACGCGCACGGCATGGATCGGTTGATGCGCCTGCTCAAAAAGCGCCATCTCTTCTTCCTGGACAGCCGCACCACGGCCAAGAGCGTCGGCCGCGCCCGCGCGCGCGCAGCAGGCTTGCCCTTCTACGGGCGCGACGTTTTTCTGGACAACTCCCTGGCCGTGCCCGACATCGTGCTTCAGCTCAAGAAGGCCGAACGGCTGGCCCTGCGCAACGGAGTGGCCATCGCCATCGGGCATCCCCACCCCCAGACCGTGCAGGCCCTGAGCGAATGGCTCCGAGGTCTCGACCCCGCGGTTTCCGTGGTTCCGTTGACTTCCCTCGCGCCGCAATAG
- a CDS encoding S41 family peptidase, with product MRIALWLFTFTLMFALTLSTGPVSNAAEESHLDALKRFSQVLDIVESSYVEDISRTQLIEDSIKGMLEQLDPHSAYLTAQDFQDMQESTSGKFSGIGIEISMDNGRLVVVSPIEDTPAYKAGLQAGDFILEIDGESTEGMSLTDAVDHIRGEKGTSVTLTILHRDSNRPDEVEITRGTIPIISVKTEELDEGYLYVRLTRFNEDTTRDLHDKINEYRSKHELKGVVLDLRNNPGGLLDQAVQVSDTFLSDGLLVYIQGKGGMGRRDFLARKQDTDVNAPLVVLVNAGSASASEIVAGALQDHKRGLLLGERSFGKGSVQQIIPLPDGAGIKLTTALYYTPSGRSIQAEGIVPDLEIPFAPSKMDAEADALRGMTLREKDLSGHLENANGDAPRRAKKETESKAAEMLAKDNQLRLALEMVRKLPRITQIH from the coding sequence ATGCGAATTGCGCTTTGGCTGTTTACCTTTACACTGATGTTCGCCCTGACGCTCTCCACAGGCCCGGTTTCCAATGCGGCCGAAGAGAGCCACCTGGATGCGCTCAAACGGTTCAGCCAGGTGCTGGACATCGTGGAAAGCTCCTATGTCGAGGACATCTCCCGGACGCAGCTCATCGAAGACTCCATCAAGGGCATGCTGGAACAGCTCGACCCCCATTCCGCCTACCTCACCGCGCAGGACTTCCAGGACATGCAGGAAAGCACCAGCGGCAAGTTCAGCGGAATCGGCATCGAGATCAGCATGGACAACGGCCGCCTCGTGGTCGTCTCCCCCATCGAGGACACCCCCGCGTACAAGGCGGGCCTCCAGGCCGGAGACTTCATCCTCGAGATCGACGGCGAGAGCACGGAAGGCATGTCCCTGACCGACGCCGTGGACCACATCCGCGGCGAGAAAGGCACCTCCGTGACCCTGACAATCCTGCATCGCGATTCCAACCGTCCCGATGAAGTGGAAATCACCCGCGGGACGATTCCCATCATCAGCGTCAAGACCGAGGAATTGGACGAAGGCTATCTCTACGTCAGGCTGACTCGCTTCAATGAGGACACCACGCGCGATCTGCATGACAAGATCAACGAGTACCGCAGCAAGCACGAGCTCAAGGGCGTGGTGCTCGACCTGCGCAACAACCCCGGCGGCTTGCTCGATCAGGCCGTCCAGGTGTCCGACACCTTCCTTTCCGACGGCCTGCTGGTCTACATCCAGGGCAAGGGCGGCATGGGCCGTCGGGACTTCCTGGCCCGCAAGCAGGATACCGACGTGAACGCTCCCCTGGTGGTGCTCGTCAACGCGGGTTCCGCCTCGGCCTCGGAAATTGTGGCCGGAGCGCTTCAGGACCACAAACGCGGCCTGCTCCTGGGCGAACGTTCCTTCGGCAAGGGCTCGGTGCAGCAGATCATTCCCCTGCCGGACGGCGCGGGCATCAAGCTGACCACCGCCCTTTACTACACGCCCAGCGGCCGCTCCATCCAGGCCGAGGGCATCGTTCCCGACCTGGAGATTCCTTTCGCCCCCTCCAAGATGGACGCGGAAGCCGACGCCCTGCGCGGCATGACCCTGCGCGAGAAGGATCTCTCCGGTCACCTGGAGAACGCCAACGGCGACGCTCCCCGCCGCGCAAAGAAGGAAACGGAAAGCAAGGCCGCGGAAATGCTGGCCAAGGACAACCAGCTCCGGCTGGCCCTGGAGATGGTCCGCAAGCTTCCCCGGATCACTCAGATTCACTAG
- a CDS encoding ABC transporter permease, with translation MTLYAFSGALEQGFVYGIMVLGVYLTFRVLDFPDLTVDGSLPLGAAISAVAISSGHAPWAACLMAAGAGFLAGMVTGFLNTKLKILHLLASILTMIALYSINIRIMGRPNMALLGERTAVEQFSDLTGLTASVSSPILFGIIGVVAVLALIWFLRTEIGMAVLATGDNPRMITAQGVNTHNVIIFGVGLSNAMVAFSGALVAQSQGAADVNMGVGTIVAGLASVIIGETVFGDRTIGRALFAALLGSVLYRVAIALALSLDLGVFSVTPSDLKLITALLVVLALTAPRLKAKVLARGAKSA, from the coding sequence ATGACGCTATACGCCTTTTCCGGAGCGCTCGAGCAAGGCTTCGTATACGGGATCATGGTTCTCGGAGTCTATCTGACCTTCCGTGTGCTCGACTTCCCGGATCTGACCGTGGACGGCAGCCTGCCTCTGGGCGCGGCCATTTCCGCCGTGGCCATCTCTTCGGGCCACGCCCCCTGGGCCGCCTGCCTCATGGCCGCCGGAGCCGGCTTTCTCGCCGGAATGGTCACGGGCTTTTTGAACACCAAGCTCAAGATCCTGCATCTGTTGGCCTCGATCCTGACCATGATCGCTCTTTACTCCATCAATATAAGAATCATGGGCAGACCGAACATGGCCCTGCTCGGCGAGCGGACCGCCGTGGAGCAGTTCTCGGACCTCACCGGACTGACCGCCAGCGTTTCCTCGCCGATCCTCTTCGGCATCATCGGCGTGGTCGCGGTGCTGGCCCTGATCTGGTTTTTGCGCACGGAGATCGGCATGGCCGTCCTGGCCACGGGCGACAACCCCCGCATGATCACGGCCCAGGGCGTGAATACGCACAATGTGATCATCTTCGGCGTGGGGCTGTCCAACGCCATGGTGGCTTTTTCCGGAGCGCTCGTGGCCCAGAGCCAAGGCGCGGCGGACGTGAACATGGGCGTGGGCACCATCGTGGCCGGTCTGGCCTCGGTGATCATCGGCGAAACCGTGTTCGGGGACCGGACCATAGGCCGGGCGCTCTTCGCGGCCCTGCTCGGCTCCGTGCTCTACCGGGTGGCCATCGCCCTGGCCCTTTCCCTGGACCTGGGCGTTTTTTCCGTCACGCCGAGCGACCTCAAGCTCATTACCGCGCTGCTGGTCGTCCTTGCGCTGACAGCGCCAAGGCTCAAGGCCAAGGTTCTGGCCAGGGGAGCGAAAAGCGCATGA
- a CDS encoding murein hydrolase activator EnvC family protein codes for MRKALEQTKEEAAQRQDTLKELEEREQAMHRDLRRVEAQIDELQRSVRKQEAELDALRGREVELRAEYFRLEARRDAIGKELVRLVQGIWPIHMRNMRNRFSGLTSWEDADRRFQWLAAVYRQVLGVMKEAAAAALERADNLRRQQALSQEASKRLEAVNKDKDELLRQRLKLRSGLRSVQGEKESLEAELRSILATIKELNYQLKSQKTKRFSESKGFLPWPAKGELAKKFAPSADPPFRGIGMRTESGAQVRSAFWGKVVHNDILRGFGRVVIIYHGNDYYSLYAYLGESPVTVGQEVEKDEPIGSAGFYPDVQGPGLYFELRFGQKPINPIVWLFPK; via the coding sequence ATGCGCAAGGCGCTTGAGCAGACCAAGGAGGAGGCGGCCCAGCGCCAGGACACGCTCAAGGAGCTGGAAGAGCGGGAACAGGCCATGCATCGCGATCTGCGGCGGGTCGAGGCGCAAATCGACGAGCTCCAGCGATCCGTGCGCAAGCAGGAAGCCGAGTTGGACGCCCTGCGCGGCCGGGAGGTGGAGCTTCGCGCGGAGTATTTCCGGCTTGAAGCCCGGCGCGACGCCATCGGCAAGGAACTCGTCCGTCTCGTGCAAGGCATCTGGCCCATTCACATGCGCAATATGCGCAACCGTTTTTCCGGATTGACCTCCTGGGAGGACGCGGACCGACGTTTCCAGTGGCTGGCCGCCGTGTACAGGCAGGTCTTGGGCGTGATGAAGGAAGCGGCCGCCGCTGCCCTGGAGCGCGCGGACAACCTGCGCAGGCAGCAGGCGCTCAGCCAGGAAGCGTCAAAACGGCTCGAGGCGGTCAACAAGGACAAGGACGAGCTGCTCCGGCAGCGGCTGAAGCTGCGCTCCGGGCTGCGCAGCGTCCAGGGCGAAAAGGAAAGCCTGGAAGCCGAGCTGCGTTCCATCCTGGCGACCATCAAGGAACTGAACTACCAGCTCAAGAGCCAGAAAACAAAACGTTTTTCCGAGAGCAAAGGCTTCCTGCCCTGGCCCGCCAAGGGCGAACTGGCCAAAAAATTCGCCCCCTCCGCCGACCCGCCCTTCCGAGGCATCGGCATGCGTACCGAGTCGGGTGCCCAGGTCCGCTCCGCATTCTGGGGAAAGGTGGTCCACAACGACATCCTGCGCGGGTTCGGGCGCGTGGTGATCATCTACCACGGCAACGATTATTACAGTCTCTATGCATATCTCGGCGAAAGCCCGGTCACGGTCGGTCAGGAAGTGGAAAAAGACGAACCCATCGGGTCCGCCGGGTTCTACCCCGACGTGCAAGGGCCCGGTCTCTATTTTGAATTGCGTTTTGGTCAGAAACCAATTAACCCCATTGTGTGGCTTTTCCCGAAATAA
- a CDS encoding 50S ribosomal protein L11 methyltransferase, translating into MLYQVQFTVPAEAGKDTAEDLAAFMADRTASGWEEEETPQGLRCRVFFELPSSADKVAEDARTRWPGSEPEVAEQEAENWALAWKDFFVPVSCGERFEVLPPWLKDSGSPEMTPIVIEPKMAFGTGHHATTSLCLSSISDLFGKGEFKDKRFLDLGTGSGILSIGLAMLGLTGRGLDIDPEAVTCAVENAEANKVADKVAYAVGSLDLLAGDERFDVVVANILSGPLIDMAPRLRAAVAPGGRLILSGILGEQAPAVIAAYRAQGLDEPVVRADGEWVALVWTEV; encoded by the coding sequence ATGCTGTACCAAGTGCAATTCACCGTGCCCGCCGAGGCGGGAAAGGATACCGCCGAGGATCTGGCGGCTTTCATGGCAGATCGGACCGCTTCCGGCTGGGAAGAAGAGGAAACTCCTCAGGGCCTGCGCTGTCGGGTCTTTTTCGAACTTCCTTCCTCCGCCGACAAGGTCGCCGAGGACGCGCGCACCCGCTGGCCGGGCAGCGAACCTGAGGTGGCCGAGCAGGAGGCCGAAAATTGGGCACTGGCCTGGAAGGACTTCTTCGTTCCCGTTTCCTGCGGCGAACGCTTCGAAGTGCTGCCGCCCTGGCTCAAGGACTCCGGCTCCCCGGAGATGACGCCCATCGTCATCGAACCCAAGATGGCCTTCGGCACCGGGCACCACGCGACCACGTCCCTTTGCCTCTCGTCCATCTCGGACCTCTTCGGCAAAGGAGAGTTCAAGGACAAGCGTTTTCTGGACCTGGGCACGGGCTCCGGGATCCTGTCCATCGGGCTGGCCATGCTCGGCCTCACGGGCAGGGGACTCGACATCGACCCTGAAGCCGTGACCTGCGCCGTGGAAAACGCCGAAGCCAACAAAGTCGCGGACAAGGTTGCCTACGCCGTGGGCAGCCTGGACCTGCTGGCTGGCGACGAGCGTTTCGACGTGGTCGTGGCCAACATTCTCTCCGGACCGCTCATCGACATGGCCCCCCGCCTCAGGGCCGCGGTGGCCCCCGGCGGCAGGCTGATCCTGTCCGGCATTCTCGGCGAGCAGGCTCCTGCTGTGATTGCGGCCTACCGCGCCCAGGGCCTGGACGAGCCTGTTGTCCGGGCCGACGGCGAATGGGTGGCCCTGGTCTGGACGGAGGTCTGA
- a CDS encoding ABC transporter substrate-binding protein yields MKRFISPLLALLFSLALLAGCGSDKTAEQAESGTKTPEQVQEQAPAASETAEKKPFAISITQIVEHPSLDAMRQGFKDRFAEKGVPAVFTDHIAQGDMATNAQIGKQIKGEEPDLILAITTPSAQAVVQAIDDRPIVFTGVTDPVSAKIVASLEHPGANVTGMTDMSPLDKHVELIRTFLPEIKKLGVIYNAGETNSVVLVNLLKAQCAPFGIEVVEATIDNSSGVYQAAKSLVGRCEAIYVPVDNTVVSALESAIKVCEESKLPLFTGDTDSVARGSIAALAVDYYKMGVQTADMAIRILVDGANPADTPVEYIRDLSLHVNKKAAAAMGVTIPESVLEKASKVIE; encoded by the coding sequence ATGAAACGATTCATTTCGCCGCTTCTGGCGCTGCTGTTCAGCCTGGCCCTGCTCGCCGGGTGCGGGTCCGACAAAACCGCGGAACAGGCGGAGTCCGGGACCAAGACTCCGGAGCAGGTCCAGGAACAGGCCCCGGCGGCTTCCGAGACTGCGGAGAAAAAGCCGTTCGCCATTTCCATAACCCAGATCGTGGAGCATCCCTCCCTCGACGCCATGCGCCAGGGATTCAAGGATCGCTTTGCTGAAAAAGGCGTGCCCGCCGTCTTCACCGACCACATCGCCCAGGGAGACATGGCCACCAACGCCCAGATCGGCAAGCAGATCAAGGGCGAGGAGCCGGACCTGATCCTGGCCATCACCACTCCCTCGGCCCAGGCCGTTGTCCAGGCCATCGACGACCGTCCCATCGTGTTCACGGGCGTGACCGATCCGGTCAGCGCCAAGATCGTCGCAAGCCTGGAACATCCCGGCGCCAACGTCACGGGCATGACCGACATGAGCCCCCTGGACAAGCACGTGGAGCTGATCCGGACCTTCCTGCCGGAAATCAAGAAGCTCGGCGTGATCTACAACGCAGGCGAAACCAACTCCGTGGTCCTCGTGAACCTGCTCAAGGCCCAGTGCGCGCCTTTCGGCATCGAAGTGGTCGAGGCCACCATCGACAACTCCAGCGGCGTCTACCAGGCGGCCAAGAGCCTCGTGGGCCGCTGCGAGGCCATCTACGTGCCCGTGGACAATACCGTTGTCTCGGCCCTGGAATCGGCCATCAAGGTCTGCGAGGAGAGCAAGCTGCCCCTCTTCACGGGCGACACCGACTCCGTGGCGCGCGGCAGCATCGCTGCCCTGGCCGTGGACTATTACAAGATGGGCGTGCAGACGGCCGACATGGCCATCCGCATTCTTGTGGACGGCGCGAATCCCGCGGACACTCCGGTGGAATACATCCGCGACCTTTCCCTGCACGTGAACAAGAAGGCCGCCGCGGCCATGGGCGTGACGATCCCGGAGTCCGTGCTCGAAAAGGCTTCCAAGGTCATCGAATAG
- the fliM gene encoding flagellar motor switch protein FliM, which yields MSKILEQDEVDALLRGLSGGDVETETDLPEDDSGVVAFDLANQDRIIRGRMPVLEIVNDRFARLATNALANTMRKRVDINPISIDMSKFGDFMRSLPVPTSISIFKMDPLRGNAILVVDSRLVFALVESFFGGAGSQPKVEGRDFTPIEQAIVDRVVKIALSNMEDSWKPVHEVHVEMVRTEVNPQFAAIVPPSDVVIVVTFEVELENAIGSLIVCLPYATMEPIRSKLHASFQSERLEVDHVWINRFKERLMETPVEMVVRLGHTTLTGRQLMDLHKGDILLLDTDEDNLLEAEVEGVRKFFGLPGRVKGNKAFQVMKEEEIRF from the coding sequence ATGAGCAAGATTCTTGAACAGGATGAAGTCGATGCGTTGTTGCGCGGACTTTCGGGCGGCGATGTCGAAACGGAGACGGACCTGCCGGAGGACGACTCCGGCGTCGTAGCCTTCGACCTCGCCAACCAGGACCGCATCATTCGCGGCCGCATGCCGGTTCTGGAAATCGTCAACGACCGCTTTGCGCGGCTGGCCACCAACGCCCTGGCCAACACCATGCGCAAGCGCGTGGACATCAACCCGATTTCCATCGACATGTCCAAGTTCGGCGATTTCATGCGCTCCCTGCCCGTGCCGACCTCCATCTCCATCTTCAAGATGGACCCGCTGCGCGGAAACGCCATCCTCGTGGTGGATTCGCGGCTGGTCTTCGCCCTGGTGGAGAGCTTCTTCGGCGGCGCAGGCAGCCAGCCCAAGGTCGAAGGACGCGATTTCACGCCCATCGAGCAGGCCATCGTGGACCGTGTGGTCAAGATCGCCCTTTCGAACATGGAAGATTCCTGGAAGCCCGTGCACGAGGTACATGTGGAGATGGTGCGCACCGAGGTCAACCCCCAGTTCGCGGCCATCGTGCCCCCTTCGGACGTGGTCATCGTCGTCACCTTCGAGGTGGAGCTGGAAAACGCCATCGGCTCGCTGATCGTCTGCCTCCCCTACGCCACCATGGAGCCGATCCGCTCCAAGTTGCACGCCTCCTTCCAGTCCGAGCGGCTGGAAGTGGACCACGTCTGGATCAACCGCTTCAAGGAACGGCTCATGGAAACTCCGGTGGAAATGGTCGTCCGCCTCGGACACACCACCCTCACGGGGCGACAGCTCATGGATCTGCACAAGGGCGACATCCTGCTGCTGGACACGGACGAGGACAACCTTCTTGAAGCCGAGGTCGAAGGCGTGCGCAAGTTCTTCGGTCTGCCCGGAAGAGTGAAGGGCAACAAGGCGTTCCAGGTCATGAAGGAAGAGGAAATCCGTTTCTGA
- a CDS encoding ABC transporter ATP-binding protein, translating into MIRVHKLTRYFNRGEINEVLALRGVDLDVREGDFITVIGSNGAGKSTFLNALAGVFPIDEGSIEIAGQDVTSWPEHKRAAFIGRVFQDPLLGTCPHATIEQNLSLAAKRGKRRGLGRGVRRSDRELFRERLVTLGLGLEDRLEDATGLLSGGQRQALTMLMATLVRPKVLLLDEHTAALDPKTAAQIMNLTDELVRKGNLTTMMVTHNMAQAIAHGNRLIMFHQGRIILDIAGEEKNRLKVQDLLERFQELGGDGCVTDRALLG; encoded by the coding sequence ATGATCCGGGTCCATAAGCTGACGAGATATTTCAACCGGGGCGAGATCAACGAGGTTCTGGCTCTGCGCGGCGTGGACCTGGACGTCCGCGAAGGCGATTTCATCACGGTCATTGGTTCCAACGGCGCGGGCAAGTCCACCTTTCTCAACGCGCTCGCCGGAGTGTTTCCCATTGACGAGGGCAGCATCGAAATCGCCGGACAGGATGTGACCTCCTGGCCGGAACACAAGCGGGCGGCCTTCATCGGGCGCGTGTTTCAGGATCCGCTCCTCGGCACCTGCCCCCACGCCACCATCGAGCAGAATCTCTCCCTGGCCGCCAAGCGCGGCAAGCGGCGCGGACTCGGACGCGGCGTACGCCGCTCCGACCGCGAGCTTTTCCGTGAACGGCTGGTCACGCTGGGACTGGGGCTGGAAGACCGCCTCGAGGACGCCACAGGACTGCTTTCCGGCGGGCAGCGACAGGCCCTGACCATGCTCATGGCCACCCTGGTGCGGCCCAAGGTCTTGCTGCTGGACGAACACACCGCGGCGCTCGACCCGAAAACCGCGGCCCAGATCATGAACCTGACCGACGAACTGGTGCGCAAGGGCAATCTGACGACCATGATGGTCACGCACAACATGGCCCAGGCCATCGCGCACGGCAATCGGCTGATCATGTTTCACCAGGGACGCATCATCCTGGACATTGCGGGCGAGGAAAAGAATCGTCTCAAGGTCCAGGATCTCCTGGAACGCTTTCAGGAGCTTGGCGGCGACGGCTGCGTAACGGACCGCGCCCTGCTCGGCTGA
- a CDS encoding endonuclease III domain-containing protein yields the protein MLERFYRTMLDQLGPSGWWPGQTPFEIAVGAILTQNTNWSNVTKAVGNLAEVGALEPASLRVLPLERLEELIRPSGYYRMKARKLHAFLDFLEEECGGAADAALSGLQGLDWRELRPRLLGVKGIGPETADSILCYALGQPVFVVDAYTARICSRHGLIPEEVVYDELQALFMDKLEPDAALCNEFHALLVRVGHGWCAKQKQRCRGCPLESFLE from the coding sequence ATGCTGGAGCGATTCTATCGGACCATGCTGGACCAGCTCGGTCCGAGCGGCTGGTGGCCCGGACAAACCCCGTTCGAAATCGCGGTCGGCGCCATCCTGACCCAGAATACCAATTGGTCCAACGTGACCAAGGCCGTCGGCAACCTTGCCGAGGTAGGCGCGCTGGAGCCAGCCTCCCTTCGCGTTCTGCCTCTGGAGCGGCTTGAAGAACTTATCCGGCCGTCCGGGTATTACCGCATGAAGGCTCGCAAGCTTCATGCGTTTCTCGATTTTCTGGAGGAGGAATGCGGAGGCGCGGCGGACGCCGCGCTTTCCGGCCTGCAAGGGCTGGACTGGCGGGAGCTGCGACCGCGTCTGCTCGGAGTCAAGGGAATCGGCCCGGAAACGGCCGACTCGATTCTCTGCTATGCCCTGGGGCAGCCCGTCTTCGTGGTGGACGCCTATACCGCCAGGATTTGTTCTCGGCACGGCCTGATTCCCGAAGAAGTGGTCTATGACGAACTACAGGCCCTGTTCATGGACAAGCTTGAACCGGACGCGGCGCTTTGCAACGAATTCCACGCCCTGCTCGTCCGTGTCGGGCACGGCTGGTGCGCAAAGCAAAAGCAGCGTTGCCGCGGCTGTCCCTTGGAATCCTTTCTGGAATGA